A part of Amycolatopsis camponoti genomic DNA contains:
- a CDS encoding IS256 family transposase, translated as MTDMMSGVENTEDSKPKSETGLGGLDEQLVAQLESRAKAGGLALTGEGGVLAQLTKRLLESALEGEITDHLGYDKHDPAGRGTGNSRNGTRSKTVLTDVGPVEIDVPRDRDASFEPKIVAKRQKRLGGVDEMVISLAAKGLTTGEISAHLAEVYGAEVSRQSISTITDKVVEGMVEWQNRPLDPVYPVIFIDAIHVKIRDGKVANRPIYVALAVTCEGRRDILGLWAGDGGEGAKYWLHVLTELKNRGVADVLMVVCDGLTGLADAITAVWSQAITQTCIVHLLRNSFRYAGRQHWDAIAKALKPVYTAATEAAARERFAEFVQEWGARYPAIVRLWENAWAEFVPFLAFDPEIRRVICSTNAIESVNARIRRAVKTRGHFPNEQAALKCVYMAIMSLDPTGAGRKRWTMRWKPALNAFEIAFDGRLAAGRK; from the coding sequence ATGACCGACATGATGTCCGGCGTGGAGAACACTGAGGACTCGAAGCCCAAGTCCGAGACCGGGCTGGGCGGCCTGGACGAGCAGCTCGTCGCGCAGCTGGAGAGCCGCGCGAAGGCCGGCGGGCTGGCGCTGACCGGCGAAGGCGGGGTGCTGGCGCAGCTGACCAAACGGCTGCTGGAGTCCGCGCTCGAGGGCGAGATCACCGATCACCTGGGCTATGACAAGCACGACCCGGCCGGCCGCGGGACCGGCAACTCACGCAACGGCACCCGCTCCAAGACCGTGCTCACCGACGTAGGCCCGGTCGAGATCGACGTGCCGCGGGACCGGGATGCCAGCTTCGAGCCGAAGATCGTGGCCAAGCGGCAGAAACGCCTGGGCGGCGTGGACGAGATGGTGATCTCCCTGGCCGCGAAAGGTCTCACGACCGGGGAGATCTCCGCGCACCTGGCCGAGGTCTATGGCGCCGAGGTGTCCCGCCAGAGCATCTCCACGATCACCGACAAGGTGGTGGAGGGCATGGTCGAGTGGCAGAACCGGCCGCTTGACCCGGTGTATCCGGTGATCTTCATCGACGCCATCCACGTCAAGATCCGCGACGGGAAGGTCGCCAACCGGCCGATCTACGTCGCCTTGGCGGTCACGTGCGAGGGCCGACGCGACATCCTCGGCTTGTGGGCCGGCGACGGCGGCGAAGGCGCCAAGTACTGGCTGCACGTGCTCACCGAGCTGAAGAACCGCGGCGTGGCCGACGTGCTCATGGTCGTCTGCGACGGGCTGACCGGTCTAGCGGACGCGATCACCGCGGTCTGGTCGCAGGCGATCACCCAGACTTGCATCGTGCACTTGCTGCGCAACAGCTTCCGCTATGCCGGCCGCCAGCACTGGGACGCGATCGCCAAGGCCCTCAAGCCGGTCTATACCGCAGCCACGGAGGCCGCCGCGCGGGAGCGGTTCGCCGAGTTCGTGCAGGAGTGGGGTGCGCGGTATCCGGCGATCGTGCGGTTGTGGGAGAACGCTTGGGCGGAGTTTGTGCCGTTCCTGGCGTTCGATCCGGAGATCCGGCGGGTGATCTGCTCGACCAACGCGATCGAGAGCGTCAACGCCCGCATCCGCCGCGCGGTGAAGACCCGCGGTCACTTCCCGAACGAGCAGGCTGCGCTCAAGTGTGTCTACATGGCGATCATGAGCCTGGACCCGACCGGCGCCGGTCGCAAACGCTGGACGATGCGGTGGAAGCCCGCGCTGAACGCGTTCGAGATAGCCTTCGACGGCCGCCTGGCCGCTGGCCGCAAGTAG
- a CDS encoding tetratricopeptide repeat protein codes for MSTVLVAVLAALVGNIATNTVVLPSGWSVVVWAAVVVLTVVSVVLAVRAHQTGQRRQLTDPAATGMSVRAGERSVAAAGDVGAAATGDNSFAVNVTAEHVLPAQAYAPMEVVSVPRGLTNLPPRPDLFVGRSEVLQHLDPTTTACVVVQGLGGIGKSTLAAHWAATRRPPFTLVWWITADTPAGVDTGLAELAAALQPGLATLLPAEALQQRAVQWLGSHSGWLVVLDNVTDPTHIAGLVGQVRTGRFLITSRRGTGWHGIATPITLGVLDPAEAKQLLVSILTHDPARAINHVGAEQVCAVVGYLPLAIEQIGAYCAETAITPTAYLDLLAQYPASMLAATTQSPSSVGASERSVAQVWRITLDHLVHLDPLTGQILRILAWWAPTDIPRTLLDELADPPKLLHAVGLLATYSMITLDEHAISVHRLVQTLARTPDPTDSPDPHRRTDHITQARDHAATFLNDALPDHEDPRTWPQWRRLLPHIDALTRHATLDTITTADLLNEAATFLADQGNLIQARAYFHRAYTSRERILGSDHPDTLAARSNLATAYVAAGDLGRAISLHRQILADRERVLGAKHPHTQRSRDRLANAYGVAGDLGRAIPLYQQTLADNEEMLGALAPDTISSRDYLAGAYRAAGDLDQAISLYQQALADSERTLGVDHVDTQSTRINLAKTYEAAGDLSQAIPLLQQTVADQERVLGADHPQTLNSRNNLATAYEAAGDLSQAIPLHQQTLADRERVLGVDHPDTLSTRNNLAYAYQAAGDLGQAVSHYQQTLADRERVLGVDHPATLDSRNNLAGAYEAAGDLDQAIPLFERTLADRERVLGVDHPDTLNSRNNLAYAYQAAGDLGRAIPLFEQTLADIERTLGADNPNSPNSRNNLACAYQAAGDLDQAIPLYEQALVDSERLLGVEHSLTETIRAKLSAAVGSSDIEPFG; via the coding sequence GTGTCCACCGTGTTGGTCGCGGTGCTGGCTGCATTAGTTGGCAACATCGCGACCAACACGGTGGTCTTGCCGTCGGGTTGGTCGGTGGTGGTTTGGGCCGCAGTGGTGGTCCTGACGGTGGTGTCGGTGGTGTTGGCGGTGCGCGCGCACCAAACTGGCCAGCGGCGTCAGCTCACCGACCCGGCGGCTACCGGGATGTCGGTCCGTGCGGGGGAGCGGTCTGTGGCGGCTGCAGGGGACGTCGGTGCGGCTGCGACCGGCGACAATTCGTTCGCGGTAAATGTGACCGCAGAGCACGTGTTGCCAGCGCAGGCTTATGCGCCGATGGAGGTGGTGTCGGTGCCGCGGGGGTTGACGAACCTGCCGCCCCGCCCGGACCTGTTCGTTGGCCGCAGCGAGGTTCTGCAGCACCTCGACCCCACCACCACTGCTTGTGTGGTGGTGCAGGGGTTGGGTGGGATCGGGAAGTCCACGCTGGCTGCGCACTGGGCTGCTACCCGGCGGCCACCATTCACGTTGGTGTGGTGGATCACTGCGGACACTCCGGCTGGTGTCGACACGGGCTTGGCTGAGTTGGCGGCCGCGTTACAGCCGGGGCTGGCGACGCTGTTGCCAGCCGAGGCGTTGCAGCAGCGGGCAGTGCAGTGGTTGGGCTCCCACAGCGGGTGGTTGGTGGTGTTGGACAACGTCACCGACCCCACCCACATCGCCGGCCTGGTCGGGCAGGTCCGGACCGGCCGCTTCCTGATCACCTCGCGGAGGGGCACCGGGTGGCACGGTATCGCCACCCCGATCACCCTGGGTGTGCTCGATCCCGCCGAGGCAAAGCAGTTGTTGGTGTCGATCCTGACCCACGATCCCGCCCGCGCGATCAACCATGTAGGTGCGGAGCAGGTGTGTGCGGTGGTGGGGTATCTGCCGCTGGCGATCGAGCAAATCGGCGCCTATTGCGCCGAGACCGCCATCACCCCCACCGCCTACCTCGACCTGCTGGCCCAGTACCCGGCTAGCATGCTCGCCGCCACCACTCAGTCTCCGTCAAGTGTGGGAGCATCGGAGCGCAGCGTGGCGCAGGTTTGGCGGATCACCCTCGACCATCTCGTCCACCTCGATCCGCTCACCGGGCAAATACTGCGGATCCTGGCCTGGTGGGCACCCACCGACATTCCCCGCACTCTCCTCGATGAGCTCGCCGACCCACCCAAGTTGCTCCATGCGGTCGGGCTCCTCGCCACCTATTCGATGATCACCCTGGACGAGCACGCCATCAGCGTGCACAGGCTTGTGCAAACCCTCGCACGCACCCCCGACCCCACCGACTCTCCCGACCCACACCGCAGGACAGACCACATCACGCAGGCCCGCGACCACGCCGCCACCTTCCTCAATGACGCCCTCCCCGACCATGAGGACCCGCGTACCTGGCCGCAGTGGCGGCGCCTGCTCCCACACATCGATGCCCTCACCCGCCACGCCACCCTCGACACCATCACCACCGCCGATCTCCTCAACGAGGCAGCGACCTTCCTGGCGGATCAAGGAAACTTGATCCAGGCGCGGGCATACTTTCACCGCGCCTACACCAGCCGTGAACGTATCCTCGGCTCCGACCATCCCGACACCCTCGCCGCGCGCAGCAACCTGGCTACCGCCTATGTTGCTGCGGGTGATCTAGGTCGTGCGATATCGCTGCACCGGCAGATCCTCGCCGATAGGGAGCGGGTGCTTGGTGCCAAGCACCCGCACACCCAACGCTCGCGAGATCGCCTGGCGAACGCCTACGGTGTGGCAGGTGATCTAGGTCGGGCGATCCCGCTCTATCAACAGACCCTCGCAGACAATGAGGAGATGCTGGGTGCTCTAGCTCCCGACACGATCTCCTCGCGGGACTACCTGGCCGGCGCCTACCGAGCGGCGGGTGATCTGGATCAAGCGATCTCTCTCTATCAACAGGCTCTCGCCGACAGCGAGCGGACACTCGGCGTCGACCACGTCGACACGCAGAGCACGCGGATAAATCTAGCCAAGACCTACGAGGCGGCGGGTGACCTGAGCCAAGCGATCCCGCTCCTCCAACAAACTGTCGCTGATCAGGAGCGGGTACTCGGCGCCGACCACCCCCAAACCTTAAACTCGCGGAACAACTTAGCCACGGCGTACGAGGCGGCGGGTGACCTGAGCCAGGCGATCCCGCTCCACCAGCAGACCCTCGCCGATCGGGAGCGGGTACTCGGCGTCGACCACCCCGACACTCTGAGCACGAGGAACAACCTGGCGTACGCCTACCAAGCGGCGGGTGATCTGGGCCAGGCGGTTTCTCACTACCAACAGACTCTCGCCGATCGGGAGCGGGTACTCGGCGTCGATCACCCTGCAACCTTGGATTCGCGGAACAACCTGGCTGGCGCCTACGAGGCTGCGGGTGATCTGGACCAGGCGATCCCGCTGTTCGAACGCACTCTCGCCGATCGGGAGCGAGTACTCGGCGTCGACCACCCCGACACTCTGAATTCGCGAAACAACCTGGCGTACGCCTACCAAGCGGCGGGTGATCTGGGACGAGCGATCCCGCTGTTCGAACAGACTCTCGCCGACATTGAACGAACGCTAGGCGCAGACAACCCCAACAGCCCGAATTCACGGAACAACTTGGCCTGCGCTTACCAGGCGGCGGGTGATCTGGACCAGGCGATCCCGCTCTACGAGCAGGCTCTCGTCGACAGTGAGCGATTGCTGGGCGTGGAGCACTCGCTGACGGAGACCATTCGCGCGAAGCTGTCCGCAGCGGTCGGCTCCTCGGATATTGAGCCGTTCGGGTAA
- a CDS encoding RIP homotypic interaction motif-containing protein, with protein MSTRARRVWWFASGAIGSGVAVWAALRFGVLAWLGDENHPVRPVVEALSWVAGVAGFAVALVALVAARRQARDTADVGGAQGGSPTGTTAKYQVDVRDSRGVQIGDNNTQKNNLKG; from the coding sequence GTGAGTACTCGCGCGCGTCGAGTGTGGTGGTTTGCCAGCGGGGCAATCGGGAGCGGCGTCGCGGTGTGGGCGGCGTTGCGATTCGGCGTACTGGCGTGGCTGGGTGACGAAAACCACCCGGTACGCCCGGTGGTGGAAGCGTTGAGCTGGGTCGCGGGCGTAGCCGGATTTGCCGTCGCCTTGGTCGCTCTTGTAGCCGCACGGCGCCAGGCAAGAGACACGGCCGATGTTGGCGGTGCGCAGGGCGGGAGCCCGACCGGCACAACTGCGAAGTACCAGGTCGACGTGCGTGACAGCCGGGGCGTTCAGATCGGCGACAACAACACGCAGAAGAACAACTTAAAAGGATGA
- a CDS encoding WD40 repeat domain-containing protein, translated as MTTDESILRRHFVAIATSEYDDPAVTDLVLTPEVDAVREWLCSDALDSRKFRSCYTELADNPTKGQIRDRLESPPEEETWRDADAAVVFITGHGVAANYTHYLILKNTNLSQLNRTAIRSADLIGWLAETRIQHLLLILDACYAGQVEKETIRLDKRPPETWLVLPSATKDQEAVTGALTGAIRDFLAELGSDSGEKYGLSPYLTVDDFLEGVQDKLGDGQSLLPIYGSRRRRPHLCLPNPHYRPDSVVEVLAARHDLALPRQDLTTHWSPRARGVASDEEKRWLFTGRAALMQELINAATGAPGATVVAGGAGSGKSAALARLVTLSDERFLGQYADEVASIPDDLRPPLGAVDVAVIATGKLHTQVLAQICAALHVPAPTSIQPEPTVRERLHAWHTWLKGQSRQVTIVVDAVDEAAHPQTLVNDVLAQLEPDPAQPRIRMVLGIRSLAVDDVSGALTIQRPEPVAMADAMQRVLHARRIAVDEAPWWHQHDLADYVASILRHTPKSPYSAVEAEMTTKVAEALGHNAGRSFLIARLAATTLAAQDTVIGADDASWRAALEQGVVGVFRQDLHQSLPVANDRHRAVVLLRAVAFAYGDGLPWRNIWPLVAHAVDDNDGYYGDSDIAWLLNNTRFGAYLIADREDDTTTYRLFHDMLRTTLREHWRDLLTAPTTSTKHQITAEEHGHAVSKDASIVEARIARELARLADVPATTDCDRPPPTYVRRHLAEHAAFGGILNEHIIPNAFLPYLDPVVLRAAASTSAQKHPVHLPLLPAIRATSHLWDWSQPSANAVALSLEAALDQKLADHPIGGPWRVAWASQQTSASEIRTKLTHAENLATAELPDGRAVAIASSGGKILVWDLAAGDLLYEPFNHRAQGGIWHLRTTRLPDGRPVLVTCGLENTIRVWDLTTGAPLYEPLTGHTNLVTALETAILPDRRALAVTSSKDETVRVWDLITGILLYEPWFVGEIWGLTTTTLPDGRAIASARKPDPTPTLMWDLTVGKPLREPLRGSESDYNDELPEDVRKSRIIKANNVFFSATTKLPDERAILVTVKAYSSTPQLWNLATGTRLGLPLTGHTKQVTSLAAARLPDHRTVAITTSIDGATRVWDLAAYARSSTILGTHAGKIEAIATAQLPDNRVVAVTASGWDGTVRVWDLTTGKPFGPPLTGHKTGVDAVATAQLPDNRVVAVTASGWDGTVRMWDLTTGGPVGTPLSGHVGRGAVAATAVLADKRVVAVTAGGDGRVQVRDLATRATLYEPLTGHVGPVAAVATVALPDQRVVAVTGGSWDGTVRVWDLAAGKPLYDPLPGHAGGIGALATAVLPDGTVVVVAGGLDGTVQLWNLATRAQPCQPWTAHTGRLFAIATAVLSNGRIAAITTGDDATVCVYDLATGASLGRSLTNVDARALAVHQRDAAWLVIGGAHIIVAELLHGQDTLNPLRV; from the coding sequence GTGACGACGGACGAGAGCATCCTGCGCCGACATTTCGTGGCGATTGCGACTAGCGAATACGACGATCCCGCGGTAACCGACCTCGTGCTCACACCAGAGGTGGACGCGGTGCGAGAGTGGCTGTGTAGTGACGCTCTCGACAGCCGCAAATTCCGTTCTTGTTACACAGAGTTGGCTGACAATCCCACTAAAGGCCAGATCCGCGACAGACTGGAAAGTCCTCCAGAGGAGGAGACCTGGCGCGACGCCGACGCCGCGGTGGTGTTCATCACCGGACATGGCGTCGCCGCTAATTACACCCATTACCTGATCCTCAAGAACACCAACTTATCCCAGTTGAACAGAACCGCAATACGGTCGGCCGATCTGATCGGATGGTTGGCCGAGACCCGCATCCAGCATCTGTTACTGATACTCGACGCCTGCTACGCCGGCCAAGTGGAGAAGGAGACCATACGGCTAGACAAGAGACCGCCTGAAACGTGGCTGGTACTGCCTAGTGCCACGAAGGACCAGGAAGCGGTGACAGGCGCGCTCACCGGGGCGATCAGGGACTTCCTCGCTGAACTGGGCTCAGACAGCGGGGAAAAGTACGGGTTGAGCCCTTACCTAACTGTCGATGACTTCCTTGAGGGAGTGCAGGACAAGCTGGGCGACGGGCAGTCTCTACTGCCGATATACGGCAGCCGACGACGTCGGCCTCATCTATGCCTACCCAACCCACACTACCGCCCCGACTCGGTCGTCGAAGTTCTCGCAGCGCGCCACGACCTGGCGCTTCCACGGCAGGACCTCACGACCCATTGGAGCCCACGCGCCCGCGGCGTGGCCAGTGACGAGGAGAAGAGGTGGCTGTTCACCGGCCGCGCCGCGCTAATGCAGGAACTGATTAACGCTGCCACCGGCGCGCCGGGCGCGACCGTGGTCGCCGGCGGAGCGGGCAGCGGCAAGTCCGCTGCCCTCGCCCGGCTGGTCACTTTAAGCGATGAGCGGTTCCTCGGCCAATACGCAGACGAGGTCGCCTCCATCCCGGACGATCTGCGACCCCCACTGGGTGCTGTGGATGTCGCCGTCATCGCCACGGGCAAACTGCACACGCAAGTTCTTGCTCAGATCTGCGCCGCCCTGCACGTCCCGGCTCCCACCAGTATCCAGCCAGAACCAACCGTCCGCGAGCGGCTGCATGCCTGGCATACCTGGCTGAAAGGGCAGTCTCGCCAGGTGACAATTGTCGTAGATGCCGTCGACGAAGCTGCCCACCCGCAGACCCTTGTCAACGACGTTCTCGCCCAGCTTGAACCCGACCCAGCTCAGCCGCGTATCCGGATGGTCCTTGGTATTCGCTCCCTCGCAGTCGACGACGTTTCAGGGGCGCTGACCATCCAGCGTCCCGAGCCAGTCGCGATGGCCGACGCCATGCAGCGCGTCTTGCACGCACGGCGTATCGCGGTCGACGAGGCACCGTGGTGGCACCAGCATGACCTCGCTGACTATGTGGCGAGTATTCTCCGCCACACGCCCAAATCGCCTTACTCAGCCGTTGAGGCCGAGATGACTACCAAGGTCGCGGAAGCACTCGGACACAACGCGGGCCGGTCTTTCCTCATAGCGCGACTCGCTGCCACGACCCTAGCTGCGCAAGACACTGTCATAGGCGCCGACGACGCGAGCTGGCGAGCCGCTCTGGAGCAAGGCGTGGTCGGGGTATTCCGACAGGACCTACACCAAAGCTTGCCCGTTGCCAATGATCGCCATCGTGCCGTCGTTCTCCTGCGTGCCGTCGCATTCGCTTATGGCGATGGCCTGCCCTGGCGCAATATCTGGCCCCTTGTTGCCCACGCTGTGGACGACAACGATGGCTACTATGGCGACAGCGACATAGCCTGGCTTCTAAACAACACTCGCTTCGGAGCTTACCTCATTGCCGACCGCGAAGACGACACAACCACGTACCGACTATTCCATGACATGTTGCGAACAACTCTGCGGGAGCACTGGCGTGACTTGCTCACTGCTCCAACGACGAGTACCAAGCATCAGATCACGGCGGAGGAGCATGGCCACGCAGTGTCCAAAGATGCCTCGATCGTTGAGGCGCGCATCGCTCGTGAGCTCGCCCGTCTCGCCGACGTACCTGCCACCACAGACTGCGACCGCCCTCCGCCGACCTATGTTCGCCGACATCTGGCTGAACACGCAGCCTTCGGCGGCATTCTCAACGAGCACATAATTCCCAACGCCTTCCTGCCCTATCTGGACCCAGTAGTCCTCCGTGCGGCCGCGTCAACATCAGCCCAGAAACACCCAGTTCATCTGCCTCTCCTGCCGGCCATTCGCGCGACTAGCCACCTTTGGGATTGGAGTCAGCCCTCTGCGAACGCAGTCGCCCTCAGCTTGGAGGCCGCACTTGACCAAAAACTCGCCGATCATCCTATTGGCGGGCCGTGGCGAGTTGCCTGGGCATCCCAACAAACAAGCGCTTCTGAAATAAGAACCAAACTTACCCATGCCGAAAATTTGGCGACAGCGGAATTGCCGGATGGGCGCGCAGTGGCAATAGCCAGCAGCGGAGGCAAGATACTGGTTTGGGATCTCGCCGCTGGCGATCTCCTCTACGAGCCGTTCAATCATCGAGCGCAAGGCGGTATCTGGCACCTCAGAACGACCCGACTGCCCGACGGACGCCCTGTTCTCGTCACCTGCGGCCTCGAAAACACCATACGGGTGTGGGATCTTACAACCGGCGCCCCACTATACGAGCCGTTGACCGGCCACACCAATCTTGTCACGGCACTCGAAACCGCAATACTTCCGGACCGCCGAGCACTCGCTGTTACCAGTAGCAAAGACGAGACGGTGCGCGTGTGGGACCTGATCACGGGAATCCTCCTGTACGAGCCATGGTTCGTCGGTGAAATATGGGGTCTGACTACCACGACATTACCTGACGGGCGAGCAATCGCCTCCGCCAGAAAGCCCGACCCGACGCCGACGCTGATGTGGGATCTGACTGTTGGCAAGCCGCTCAGGGAGCCGCTGCGCGGAAGCGAAAGCGATTATAACGATGAGCTACCCGAAGATGTACGCAAGTCCCGGATAATCAAAGCCAACAATGTATTTTTTTCAGCCACTACAAAACTTCCCGACGAGCGTGCCATCCTCGTCACAGTCAAGGCCTATAGTAGCACGCCACAATTGTGGAATCTTGCCACGGGAACTCGACTCGGTCTGCCACTAACCGGCCACACAAAGCAAGTCACGTCGCTGGCAGCCGCCAGATTACCCGACCACCGCACCGTCGCCATCACTACCAGTATCGACGGTGCCACGCGGGTTTGGGACCTCGCTGCGTACGCTCGATCCTCGACAATTTTGGGAACCCACGCAGGGAAGATCGAAGCCATTGCCACGGCGCAACTGCCCGACAACCGTGTCGTTGCCGTGACCGCTAGCGGCTGGGATGGAACAGTGCGTGTGTGGGACCTGACCACTGGCAAACCCTTCGGACCACCGCTAACTGGCCACAAAACGGGGGTGGACGCAGTAGCCACGGCGCAACTGCCCGACAACCGTGTCGTTGCCGTGACCGCTAGCGGCTGGGATGGAACAGTGCGTATGTGGGACCTGACCACTGGTGGCCCTGTCGGCACACCGTTGTCCGGCCATGTAGGCCGCGGCGCAGTCGCGGCCACCGCGGTACTGGCTGACAAACGTGTTGTGGCTGTCACCGCTGGCGGCGACGGTAGGGTGCAGGTACGGGACCTAGCAACGAGGGCCACACTCTATGAACCTTTGACCGGCCATGTGGGGCCAGTTGCAGCCGTTGCGACTGTCGCACTGCCCGACCAACGCGTGGTCGCTGTCACCGGCGGCAGCTGGGATGGGACGGTGCGGGTATGGGACCTGGCCGCCGGCAAGCCACTCTATGATCCGCTGCCGGGTCACGCTGGCGGTATCGGCGCATTGGCGACTGCGGTGTTGCCTGACGGGACTGTCGTCGTAGTCGCTGGCGGACTGGACGGGACAGTGCAACTGTGGAACCTGGCTACGCGGGCCCAGCCCTGCCAGCCATGGACTGCTCATACCGGAAGACTCTTTGCTATAGCCACAGCAGTATTGTCCAACGGTCGCATCGCCGCGATCACCACCGGTGACGACGCAACGGTCTGTGTATATGACTTGGCCACTGGCGCTTCGCTCGGCCGTTCCCTGACCAACGTTGATGCCCGCGCGCTGGCAGTTCACCAGAGAGATGCGGCGTGGCTCGTCATTGGTGGCGCCCACATCATCGTTGCTGAACTATTGCACGGACAAGACACTCTGAACCCGCTCCGGGTTTGA
- a CDS encoding tyrosine-type recombinase/integrase has translation MAWVEQTGQVSWRVRYRRVDGTVGSVPGFCSRRSAEAYAGDVKSDQRRQVWIDPAGGRLTLRSWERWLPMQDLDPRTVDNYESYPRCHVLVRFGATPLGEITALDVDAWVKESREAGYATATVASWAKLLSMILSDAVRQRLISVNPVWQRRRRGRRSWAMVAERVWASPGQVLRIANQAGVLGGPVARLLVITAAWTGCRWGELAALHRDNLYLDAGRLVVDAEAGSLHESRGRRWLGPPKTPSSARTIALPPFLIGLLRRHLETHPFEFVFTNACGTWLWRSSFDRRVLRPAIDGGGKAGVRLYAVRPGLTFHGLRHSHKTWLIAGGAPEIAQARRLGHHLPNPGRRGLFARGAGGGEAVAG, from the coding sequence ATGGCGTGGGTCGAGCAGACGGGTCAGGTTTCGTGGCGGGTCCGGTACCGCCGCGTGGACGGGACTGTGGGGTCGGTGCCGGGGTTTTGCAGTCGCCGGAGTGCGGAGGCCTACGCCGGTGACGTGAAGTCCGATCAACGGCGGCAGGTGTGGATCGACCCTGCGGGCGGCCGGCTCACATTGCGATCGTGGGAGCGGTGGTTGCCAATGCAGGATCTGGATCCCCGGACGGTGGACAACTACGAGAGCTACCCGCGGTGCCACGTTCTCGTCCGGTTCGGCGCGACGCCGTTGGGGGAGATCACGGCGCTGGATGTGGATGCGTGGGTGAAGGAGTCGCGGGAGGCCGGCTACGCGACGGCGACGGTGGCGAGTTGGGCGAAGCTGCTGTCGATGATCTTGAGTGATGCGGTGAGGCAGCGGCTGATTTCGGTCAATCCGGTGTGGCAGCGGCGCCGGCGTGGTCGCCGGTCTTGGGCGATGGTGGCGGAGCGGGTGTGGGCGAGCCCGGGGCAGGTGCTGCGGATCGCGAATCAGGCTGGCGTGCTCGGGGGACCGGTGGCGCGGTTGCTGGTGATCACTGCGGCGTGGACGGGGTGCCGGTGGGGTGAGCTCGCGGCCCTGCACCGCGACAACCTCTACCTGGACGCCGGCCGGCTGGTCGTTGACGCCGAGGCCGGGTCCCTGCACGAGTCGCGAGGCCGGCGGTGGCTGGGTCCGCCGAAGACGCCGTCCTCGGCCCGCACCATCGCGCTGCCGCCGTTCCTGATCGGGCTGTTGCGTCGGCATCTGGAGACGCATCCGTTCGAGTTCGTGTTCACCAACGCGTGCGGCACCTGGTTGTGGCGCTCGAGCTTCGACCGCCGCGTGTTGCGGCCGGCGATCGACGGTGGTGGCAAGGCGGGGGTGCGGTTGTATGCGGTCCGGCCCGGGTTGACGTTCCACGGGTTGCGGCACAGCCACAAGACGTGGCTGATCGCCGGAGGAGCTCCCGAGATCGCCCAGGCCCGCCGCTTGGGTCATCACCTGCCGAACCCGGGTCGTCGAGGTCTATTCGCACGTGGCGCCGGAGGTGGAGAGGCGGTTGCTGGCTGA